A genomic window from Companilactobacillus alimentarius DSM 20249 includes:
- a CDS encoding nitroreductase, translated as MEFKETVNNRHSVRDFKNQSISQKTLTEIIKLAQKSPSWVNSQPWKAYVAMGDTLNEIKNEYVKRASEKGNPDFPVMHRKDWSLAAQENMQQWRHDIVHHFPNFDEAHEKMSSASIHLFNSPAIIFLTIPKNSSSWSIFDVGSFAQTIMLAATDKGLATIPNYTSVKFPEVIRQRMNLPDDETLVVGISIGYPTDTTINTFQSKREPINDVLKFKD; from the coding sequence ATGGAATTCAAAGAAACAGTTAATAATCGTCATTCCGTTCGTGACTTTAAAAATCAATCTATCAGTCAAAAAACTTTAACGGAAATTATCAAGCTAGCTCAAAAATCCCCATCTTGGGTCAACTCTCAACCTTGGAAAGCCTACGTTGCCATGGGTGACACTTTAAACGAAATAAAAAATGAATACGTCAAAAGAGCTTCTGAAAAAGGCAATCCTGATTTTCCTGTCATGCACCGAAAAGATTGGAGTTTAGCTGCTCAAGAAAACATGCAACAGTGGCGCCATGACATCGTCCACCATTTTCCAAATTTTGATGAAGCACATGAAAAAATGAGTTCTGCTAGTATTCACCTATTCAATTCACCAGCTATCATCTTTTTAACGATTCCCAAGAATTCATCATCTTGGTCAATTTTTGACGTCGGCTCATTTGCTCAAACCATCATGTTAGCCGCAACCGATAAGGGTTTAGCAACAATTCCCAATTACACCAGCGTAAAGTTTCCCGAAGTGATTCGCCAAAGAATGAATCTCCCCGATGACGAGACCTTAGTAGTCGGTATTTCCATCGGCTATCCAACCGATACCACCATCAACACTTTCCAATCAAAACGTGAACCTATTAATGATGTTTTGAAATTCAAAGACTAA
- a CDS encoding LysR family transcriptional regulator, with the protein MDVRVLRYFIIIAQEQNISRAARLLHVSQPALSRQIADLETTLGTKLFIRGKRQLQLTQDGYYLLEQAKEIVGLVNKTTYNLQKKDVISGSLDIGSGESIALKCVMQTIKEIMHKYPEIHINFRSGDGDTIKADLDSGILEFGIIMGQKQLTNYHTLVLPQRNRWGVIMRKDEQLAKQKEIYPRDLIGRPILISRQIRGKKSFQDWSKDLFDQLNFVGTYNLIFNAGLLVETGACIALTYEDLVDTTSNKGLVFRPLAPELTDPNTVIWSKNRTLPTAAKLFLDTLQKNIKETGT; encoded by the coding sequence ATGGACGTCCGTGTCTTACGTTACTTTATCATCATTGCTCAGGAACAGAATATTTCCCGTGCCGCCCGCTTACTGCATGTTTCACAACCAGCCTTGTCACGCCAAATTGCAGATTTGGAAACCACTTTAGGAACCAAGCTCTTCATCCGTGGCAAAAGACAATTGCAATTGACCCAAGATGGCTATTATTTATTAGAACAGGCTAAAGAAATCGTCGGCTTAGTTAACAAAACCACCTATAATCTTCAGAAAAAAGATGTTATTTCCGGTTCGTTAGATATTGGTTCTGGCGAAAGCATTGCTTTGAAATGTGTCATGCAAACTATCAAAGAGATTATGCACAAGTACCCTGAAATACACATCAATTTCCGTAGTGGCGACGGCGATACAATCAAGGCAGATCTCGACAGTGGAATTTTAGAATTCGGTATCATCATGGGTCAAAAACAGTTGACTAATTACCACACTTTAGTCTTACCTCAGCGAAATCGTTGGGGCGTGATCATGCGAAAAGATGAACAATTGGCGAAACAAAAGGAAATCTACCCTCGTGATTTAATTGGTCGTCCAATTTTAATTTCCCGACAAATCCGTGGCAAGAAATCCTTTCAAGATTGGAGTAAAGATTTATTTGATCAATTGAATTTTGTCGGAACTTACAATTTGATTTTTAATGCTGGATTATTGGTAGAAACTGGAGCATGTATCGCCTTAACCTATGAAGATCTGGTCGACACTACTTCCAATAAAGGATTAGTTTTTCGGCCTTTAGCACCAGAACTAACCGATCCTAATACCGTAATTTGGAGCAAGAATCGAACTCTACCAACCGCTGCCAAATTATTCTTAGATACCTTACAAAAAAATATTAAAGAAACTGGAACTTAA
- a CDS encoding DapH/DapD/GlmU-related protein, with translation MESKMDLGTKAYDQVEKINQVNQKLVQQLNNGTYGPNEIRQRVSQITNEKIDSSTEIRLPFYTDFGRNLHFGKNVFVNAGVMITDMGGIYIGDNVLIGPGVTIVSVNHRIEPSQRRNLNLKSVYIHDNAWLGANVTVTPGVVIGENAIVAAGAVVTKNVPANTMVGGVPAQVIKTIKGEN, from the coding sequence TTGGAATCAAAAATGGATTTGGGAACTAAAGCGTATGATCAAGTTGAAAAAATCAATCAAGTTAATCAGAAACTAGTTCAACAATTAAATAATGGTACATATGGACCAAATGAAATCCGTCAAAGGGTTAGTCAGATTACCAATGAAAAAATTGATTCTTCGACCGAAATTCGTTTGCCCTTTTATACTGATTTTGGACGGAATTTGCATTTTGGTAAAAATGTTTTCGTTAATGCAGGAGTAATGATCACCGATATGGGTGGCATTTATATCGGCGACAATGTTTTAATTGGACCGGGAGTAACCATCGTGTCTGTTAATCACCGTATCGAACCAAGTCAAAGACGAAATCTTAATTTGAAATCAGTTTATATTCATGACAACGCTTGGTTAGGAGCAAATGTTACAGTCACTCCTGGAGTAGTGATCGGCGAAAATGCCATCGTCGCTGCTGGAGCTGTGGTAACTAAAAATGTGCCTGCCAATACGATGGTCGGTGGTGTACCGGCTCAGGTTATTAAGACAATTAAAGGAGAAAATTAG
- a CDS encoding SDR family oxidoreductase translates to MDKVVVIMGASSGIGAATAKLLASKGAKVTIAARRMNRLEEIKKDNPDSDILAVEADVTKEKEVQNVIDKTIEKFGRVDVLFNNAGIMPVNNLDQIARDEWTNMLDINIKGVLNGIAAALPIMKKQKSGHVITTSSVLGYEVLPGYAAYSGTKYAVRAIMEGLRQEEHKNNIKTTIIAPGSVKTELYKSVNNSEVHAGLEKVMEASGTQMEALQPEEIAQAVAFVIDTPSNMAVNEMVIRPTGQEV, encoded by the coding sequence ATGGATAAAGTAGTCGTAATTATGGGAGCTTCTAGTGGAATTGGCGCTGCTACAGCTAAACTTTTAGCTAGTAAGGGAGCCAAAGTAACCATTGCTGCCAGAAGAATGAATCGTTTGGAAGAAATTAAAAAGGATAATCCTGATAGTGATATTTTGGCAGTTGAAGCTGATGTCACTAAGGAAAAAGAAGTCCAAAATGTGATCGACAAGACAATTGAAAAATTTGGACGTGTCGATGTTTTGTTCAATAACGCTGGTATCATGCCAGTAAATAACTTGGACCAAATTGCTCGAGATGAATGGACAAACATGTTGGATATCAACATTAAAGGTGTTCTTAACGGAATTGCTGCAGCTTTACCAATTATGAAAAAGCAAAAGAGTGGACATGTGATCACGACTTCATCCGTTTTAGGCTATGAAGTATTGCCTGGTTATGCAGCCTATTCTGGTACTAAATATGCTGTTCGGGCAATTATGGAAGGTCTTCGTCAAGAAGAGCACAAGAATAATATCAAGACAACTATTATTGCACCTGGTTCAGTAAAAACTGAGTTATATAAGTCAGTGAATAACAGTGAAGTACATGCTGGTTTGGAAAAAGTCATGGAAGCTTCTGGTACTCAAATGGAGGCACTACAGCCAGAAGAGATTGCTCAAGCTGTGGCTTTTGTAATTGATACACCAAGTAATATGGCCGTTAATGAAATGGTAATTCGTCCTACAGGACAAGAAGTGTAG
- a CDS encoding aldo/keto reductase, with the protein MSVFDETFTMNNGIKIPKLALGVWEIDDDKVADAVKSAVKIGYRHIDTAQAYGNERGVGEGVRNSDVSRDQIFVNSKVAAEIKNYDEAKKSIDETLSKMGLDYLDMMIIHNPQPWMEVNQGKDRHFEGNLETWRAMEDAVKAGKLKTIGVSSFQKEDLDNLIKNSDTKPAVNQIQIHIGDTPLDLIKYSQDNGIVVEAFSPIAHGAAMNNDVIKKMAAKYNVSVPQLCIRFDWQLNVVVLPKTANPDHMKSNADIDFEISDEDMATLAKQDKMDYGDASLYPVFGGKLGSYNGETGSENK; encoded by the coding sequence ATGTCAGTATTTGATGAGACTTTTACAATGAATAATGGAATTAAGATTCCCAAATTAGCTTTAGGTGTTTGGGAAATTGATGATGATAAGGTAGCCGATGCGGTTAAGTCAGCTGTTAAAATTGGTTACCGTCACATTGATACTGCTCAAGCTTATGGTAATGAACGTGGCGTCGGTGAGGGTGTTAGAAATTCCGATGTTTCACGTGACCAAATTTTTGTTAATTCAAAAGTTGCTGCTGAAATCAAAAATTATGACGAAGCTAAAAAATCAATTGATGAAACTCTAAGTAAGATGGGCTTGGATTACTTGGATATGATGATTATTCATAATCCACAACCTTGGATGGAAGTTAACCAGGGCAAAGACCGTCACTTTGAGGGTAACTTGGAAACATGGCGTGCAATGGAAGATGCTGTTAAAGCTGGTAAATTAAAGACAATCGGTGTTTCAAGTTTCCAAAAAGAAGACTTGGATAATTTGATTAAGAACAGTGACACAAAACCTGCTGTTAACCAAATTCAGATTCATATCGGCGATACACCACTAGACCTTATCAAGTATTCACAAGATAATGGAATCGTGGTCGAAGCCTTTTCGCCAATCGCTCATGGTGCAGCTATGAATAACGATGTCATCAAGAAGATGGCTGCCAAATATAACGTCAGCGTTCCCCAGTTGTGCATTCGTTTCGATTGGCAATTGAACGTGGTAGTTTTACCTAAGACTGCTAACCCAGATCATATGAAATCAAATGCCGATATCGACTTTGAAATCTCTGATGAGGATATGGCAACTTTGGCTAAACAAGACAAAATGGATTACGGCGATGCTAGCCTTTACCCAGTCTTTGGTGGAAAACTAGGCAGCTATAATGGAGAAACCGGTTCAGAGAATAAGTAA
- a CDS encoding type II toxin-antitoxin system Phd/YefM family antitoxin gives MSEIKSLSALRNYTKVFDELKPGQPVIFTKNGNEVGTLVNSEDWNKLQTEIRLLKDLSREDSQFSGSTLSEFRKRHNRNHV, from the coding sequence ATGAGTGAAATCAAATCTCTATCAGCGTTAAGGAATTATACAAAAGTGTTTGATGAATTAAAGCCAGGGCAGCCCGTTATATTTACGAAAAATGGGAATGAGGTAGGAACATTGGTTAATTCAGAGGATTGGAATAAACTTCAAACTGAAATAAGACTTCTAAAGGATTTAAGTCGCGAAGATAGTCAATTTAGTGGAAGTACGTTAAGCGAGTTTAGAAAGCGTCATAATAGAAATCATGTATAA
- a CDS encoding type II toxin-antitoxin system RelE/ParE family toxin yields the protein MMIESNLRVNNYSDDRINKLLNKIDYQIDLLAETPGMGIRLEKHTQIPNDFRFLVCEDYLQFYKVYEKEKTVRVLRLINGRTDYLSNLGLI from the coding sequence ATGATGATTGAAAGTAACTTAAGGGTCAATAATTATAGTGATGACCGTATTAACAAATTGCTTAATAAGATTGATTACCAAATAGATTTGTTGGCGGAGACACCAGGAATGGGAATAAGGTTAGAAAAACATACTCAAATACCAAATGATTTTAGATTTCTGGTATGTGAAGATTATTTACAGTTTTATAAGGTTTATGAAAAAGAGAAAACTGTACGTGTACTTAGGTTAATAAATGGTAGAACAGATTATTTATCAAATTTAGGCTTAATTTGA
- a CDS encoding alpha/beta fold hydrolase, whose translation MSKDYLTAPNKTIVSATGITFSYRELGNPDQIPLVLFNFMAGTLDTWDSRLINQLAQRRHLIAFDNTGVGYSSGKVPTSIKQMAIDALTFIKALNFKQIDALGFSMGGMVVQELLELDSTIVRKIILAGTGPRGGSGVSLAEKIINLKFLKSLSHLNNIKSYLFFTKIPDEKIITTTYLKQIQSRMSNRDKKATLSVYLRQLKAINDWSKAKPMDLSTITNPTLIVDGAYDIMVPTVNSYALNQEIKNSTLIIYSDAGHGSIFQHFERFSKSVIEFLN comes from the coding sequence ATGTCTAAAGATTACTTAACAGCTCCGAATAAAACTATTGTCAGTGCCACTGGTATAACTTTTTCTTATCGTGAATTAGGAAATCCTGACCAAATCCCTCTAGTTCTGTTCAATTTTATGGCTGGAACTTTGGATACTTGGGATTCTCGACTAATCAATCAACTCGCTCAAAGAAGACATCTAATAGCTTTTGACAATACTGGTGTTGGATATTCGAGTGGCAAAGTTCCAACTTCAATCAAACAGATGGCAATTGATGCATTAACATTTATTAAAGCTTTAAATTTTAAACAAATTGACGCTCTAGGCTTCTCAATGGGTGGAATGGTGGTTCAAGAACTACTGGAACTCGACTCGACCATCGTCAGAAAAATAATTCTTGCTGGAACTGGTCCCCGTGGCGGAAGTGGCGTTTCTTTAGCTGAGAAAATCATTAATCTGAAATTTCTAAAATCGTTATCACATTTAAACAATATCAAGTCATATTTATTTTTCACTAAAATACCTGACGAAAAAATAATTACCACGACTTACTTGAAACAGATTCAATCTCGAATGTCCAATCGCGACAAAAAGGCAACCTTATCCGTTTACCTTCGGCAATTAAAGGCTATCAACGATTGGTCTAAAGCAAAGCCAATGGATCTATCGACAATAACAAATCCGACTTTAATCGTGGATGGTGCCTATGACATTATGGTCCCGACGGTTAATTCATATGCCTTAAATCAAGAAATCAAAAATAGCACTTTAATAATATACTCTGACGCTGGACATGGCAGTATTTTTCAACACTTTGAAAGATTCTCAAAATCAGTGATCGAATTTCTGAATTAA
- a CDS encoding aldo/keto reductase, which produces MAETNIPTFKLNDGTEIPSFGFGVFQIPADGTTYKAVSDALKLGYRHIDTAVAYFNEQEVGKAIKDSGIPRDQIWVTSKMWLQDFAYEDAKKAIDTSLNKLGLDYIDLYLIHQPYGKVDEAWKAMEEAKKAGKIRSIGVSNMTVKIWNQFVPKFATLPSVNQVQYNPYFQQKELRKVMAKAHVTLEAWGPLGQGDKELFNEPVLNDIAKKYGKDVGQVILRFEHQEGIIVFPKSVHESRIESNKNIFDFELTSDEMDAIRALDRNGKGMHDPDAPGVQDMLLNAFDVHAND; this is translated from the coding sequence ATGGCAGAGACAAATATTCCAACATTTAAATTAAACGATGGTACTGAGATTCCTTCATTTGGTTTTGGAGTTTTCCAAATTCCCGCAGATGGAACAACTTACAAAGCAGTTAGCGATGCCTTGAAGTTAGGCTATCGTCACATTGATACAGCTGTAGCTTACTTCAACGAACAAGAAGTTGGCAAGGCTATTAAAGATAGTGGGATTCCTCGTGACCAAATTTGGGTAACTTCTAAAATGTGGTTACAGGATTTCGCTTATGAGGACGCTAAAAAAGCAATTGATACATCACTTAACAAATTAGGTTTGGACTATATCGACCTTTACTTGATCCACCAACCATATGGCAAAGTTGATGAAGCATGGAAGGCCATGGAAGAAGCTAAGAAAGCCGGTAAGATTCGTTCAATCGGTGTTTCCAATATGACAGTTAAGATCTGGAATCAATTTGTGCCAAAATTTGCGACACTTCCTAGTGTCAATCAAGTGCAATACAACCCATATTTCCAACAAAAAGAATTGCGTAAAGTTATGGCTAAAGCTCATGTGACACTTGAGGCATGGGGTCCATTGGGTCAAGGTGATAAAGAATTGTTCAATGAGCCAGTTCTAAACGATATTGCCAAGAAGTATGGCAAGGATGTTGGTCAAGTTATTCTACGTTTTGAACATCAAGAGGGAATCATTGTCTTCCCTAAGTCAGTTCATGAATCACGGATCGAATCGAACAAAAATATCTTTGATTTTGAATTAACTTCTGACGAAATGGATGCAATTCGTGCCTTGGACCGTAATGGTAAGGGTATGCATGATCCTGATGCACCAGGTGTTCAAGATATGTTGTTGAATGCTTTCGATGTTCACGCTAATGATTAA
- a CDS encoding cyclophilin-like fold protein, with the protein MKILEKLLLTIAAVTLLAGCSQNKTDNSKATKSTNERTSQVTTAQKETQTKITVSINGTELKAHLNNSSAAKAFAKELPTTLSFRDYADMPEKVADLNHSLPTKGMPSGHEGTRGAIGYWSPQQRIVFYWGTEDYYEGIHIIGKFDSNNYRNVIRNMGNNVNVRITKE; encoded by the coding sequence ATGAAAATATTAGAGAAACTATTGTTAACTATTGCGGCCGTAACCTTGCTAGCTGGCTGTTCACAAAATAAAACTGATAATTCTAAGGCAACTAAGAGTACCAATGAACGAACTAGTCAAGTTACGACAGCACAAAAAGAGACTCAAACTAAGATTACTGTTTCTATTAATGGAACTGAATTAAAAGCTCATTTGAATAATTCTAGTGCCGCTAAAGCTTTTGCTAAAGAATTGCCAACAACTCTAAGCTTTAGAGACTACGCTGATATGCCTGAAAAAGTTGCTGATTTAAATCATTCGCTACCTACCAAAGGGATGCCGAGTGGACATGAGGGAACTAGGGGCGCCATCGGTTATTGGTCTCCACAACAGAGAATCGTTTTTTACTGGGGAACGGAAGATTATTATGAAGGAATTCATATTATTGGAAAATTTGATTCTAACAATTATCGAAATGTAATTAGAAATATGGGCAATAACGTGAATGTCAGAATTACTAAGGAATAG
- a CDS encoding glucose-1-dehydrogenase, with protein MYKDLNNKVAIVTGGSKGIGTAISERFGKEHMSVVINYHSDEAGAKEAAETVEKNGGKATIVQADVSTEEGNQALLQAALDKYGDVDVWVNNAGMEKKSPTHEISLDDWQRVIAVDQTGVFLGSKTALKYFREHDKAGNIINMSSVHEQIPWPTFASYAAAKGGVKLFTKTIAMEYAKYGIRVNAIGPGAINTPINAKKFADKEQYDQTVSMVPMDRIGKPEEVAAGAAWLASSESSYVTGITLFIDGGMTLYPAFKDGQG; from the coding sequence ATGTATAAAGATCTTAATAATAAAGTAGCCATTGTTACAGGTGGTTCTAAAGGAATTGGAACGGCAATTTCAGAACGATTTGGTAAAGAACATATGTCAGTCGTTATTAATTATCACAGTGATGAAGCTGGAGCTAAAGAAGCCGCTGAAACGGTGGAAAAAAACGGTGGTAAGGCTACAATTGTTCAAGCAGATGTTTCTACAGAAGAAGGCAATCAAGCCTTGTTGCAAGCAGCCTTAGATAAGTATGGCGATGTTGACGTTTGGGTCAATAATGCCGGGATGGAGAAGAAATCTCCAACACATGAAATATCCTTAGATGACTGGCAAAGGGTCATTGCTGTTGATCAGACTGGTGTTTTCTTAGGTTCTAAGACAGCCTTAAAATATTTTAGAGAGCATGATAAAGCTGGCAATATTATCAATATGTCATCAGTTCATGAACAGATTCCTTGGCCTACTTTTGCTAGCTATGCAGCTGCCAAAGGTGGAGTAAAACTCTTTACTAAAACAATTGCCATGGAGTATGCCAAATATGGTATTCGTGTCAATGCAATTGGACCTGGTGCTATCAATACGCCAATCAACGCTAAAAAATTTGCCGATAAAGAGCAATATGACCAAACTGTTTCAATGGTGCCAATGGATCGAATTGGTAAACCTGAGGAAGTAGCTGCGGGTGCTGCTTGGTTAGCTTCATCAGAATCAAGTTATGTTACAGGAATTACTTTATTTATTGATGGTGGTATGACCTTGTATCCTGCTTTTAAAGATGGTCAAGGTTAA